Part of the Cellulomonas taurus genome, CGGATGTACTGCCACCAGGACTGGTCGCCCCGGGTGTGGTTGGCCTCCTTGATCGCGGTGCGGAAGGAGGTGCCCTCCATCGCGAGGCTGGCGATCAGCACGACCACGGGCACCCAGTGCCAGGACTCGATCGGGTGCGGGTCGGCGAACTTGTGCCAGGCCTCGTAGAGCGCGAACAGGCCACCGAGGCTGAACAGCACGATGGACACCACGAAGGCGTAGAGGTAGCGCGCCCGGCCGTAGCCGAAGGGGTGTTCCTCGTCGGCGGCCCGACGGGCCCGCTTGCCGCCGATCAGCAGCAGCACCTGGTTGCCGGAGTCGGCCACCGAGTGCACCGACTCGGCCAGCATCGAGCTGGAGTGCGTGAGCAGGTAGGCGATGAACTTGGTCACCGCGATCCCGAGGTTCGCCGAGAGCGCGGCGATGATCGCCTTGTTGCCGCCACCGTGTGCCATCAGCGATCTCCCTGTCGGTTGTCAGCACGAGCCGGGGAGATGCTAGACGACGGATGCCCCGGGCAATCACCCGGGGCATCCGTGTCGCGGCGGCGGGAGCGCCCGCTTCGGCGCCTGGCCGCGACGGTCAGACGGCGCGCGCCTCGGACTCCAGCAGCACCGGGATGCCGTCGCGCACCGGGTAGGCCAGCGGACGGTCGGGGTCGGTGGAGACCAGCTCGGGCTGGCCGCCGGGGCCGACCCCGTCGACCAGGGTGGTGCCGGTGACCGGGCAGCGCAGCAGCTCGCGCAGCCAGGGCGCCAGTCCGGTGGTGTTCTCGCTCATGCTCAGCTCTCCTGCCGGACCAGCGCGAGCACGTCGTCGCGCACCTTCTCCATGATGTCCTCGTCCGCCGCCTCGACGTTCAGGCGCAGCAGCGGCTCGGTGTTCGACGCGCGCAGGTTGAACCACCACTGCGGGTGGCCGTCCCAGTGCGAGACGGTCAGGCCGTCCAGCTCGTCGGTGGTGACCGGCCCGGCACCCTGCTCGGTGACGTAGGCGTGGATCACCCGTTCCCGAGCGGATGCCACGTCGTCCACCCGGGAGTTGATCTCCCCGGAGGCCACGTAGGGCTGGTACTGCTCCGCCAGCGCGGACAGCGGGTGCGGCTGACCACCGAGGGCCGCCAGCACGTGCAGCGCCGCGAGCATCCCGGTGTCCGCGAAGAAGAAGTCCCGGAAGTAATAGTGCGCGGAGTGCTCGCCGCCGAACACCGCCTGGGACTCGGCCATCTGCGCCTTGATGAACGAGTGCCCCACCCGGGTCCGTACCGGGGTGGCACCGGCGGCGGAGACCAGGTCCGGCACCACCTGGGAGGTGATGAGGTTGTGGATGATCACCGGGTTCGGGCGGCCGGCGGCCTGCTCCTTGGCGATCTCGCGCAGGCCGACCAGTGCGGTGATC contains:
- a CDS encoding Trm112 family protein translates to MSENTTGLAPWLRELLRCPVTGTTLVDGVGPGGQPELVSTDPDRPLAYPVRDGIPVLLESEARAV